A stretch of Haloplasma contractile SSD-17B DNA encodes these proteins:
- a CDS encoding ABC transporter permease, whose translation MLRIKKIDQLSNHHRILMIISFLTIGVILISGYLLVRQHNPVNVMVEMLIGSFGSKYRISSTINYAIPLITTALGISVAFKMRFWNIGAEGQILTGAIFATYVALNYSTLPKVALLLIMLIAGFIGGALYGMIAALLKINFNTNETIITLMLNYISLSWVGFLQYEAWKDPNSLGFPKIPSFSQAARLPRIVNINSGIVISILIGLFVYYFLKYSKKGFEISVIGESENTAKYAGMNIDKNTLLIMLISGGICGMVGFIQSSGSVNTLTVSLTMGVGYTAIIIAWLSNLDVKYTFIIGFLFAIMTQGGHYLESAIGLHYNSVSVIQAFILFLALTFKFFMNYQLVRTVRSEHTC comes from the coding sequence ATGTTGCGAATTAAAAAGATCGATCAGTTATCTAATCATCATAGAATACTGATGATTATAAGCTTTTTAACCATAGGCGTTATTTTAATCAGTGGATATTTATTAGTTAGGCAACATAATCCTGTCAATGTAATGGTTGAAATGTTAATTGGATCTTTCGGATCTAAATACAGAATCAGCAGTACCATTAACTATGCAATTCCCCTAATCACAACTGCTTTAGGAATTTCTGTTGCATTTAAGATGAGGTTTTGGAATATTGGAGCGGAGGGACAAATTTTAACAGGTGCTATTTTTGCCACCTATGTAGCACTGAACTATAGTACACTTCCTAAAGTGGCTCTTTTACTGATTATGTTGATTGCAGGATTTATAGGTGGGGCATTATATGGTATGATCGCTGCATTATTAAAAATAAATTTTAATACAAATGAAACGATTATTACCCTTATGCTAAATTATATTTCCTTATCATGGGTAGGTTTTCTTCAATATGAAGCATGGAAAGATCCAAACTCATTAGGGTTTCCAAAGATTCCTTCATTTTCCCAAGCTGCAAGATTACCGCGTATTGTAAATATTAATTCTGGTATTGTAATCTCAATACTAATTGGTTTGTTTGTCTATTATTTCCTTAAATATTCAAAAAAAGGGTTTGAAATTAGTGTAATTGGTGAAAGTGAAAATACAGCAAAATATGCAGGGATGAATATTGATAAAAATACATTGCTTATTATGTTAATAAGTGGTGGTATTTGTGGAATGGTAGGGTTCATTCAATCATCAGGTAGTGTAAATACATTAACTGTCAGTCTCACGATGGGAGTAGGATACACAGCAATTATTATTGCTTGGCTCTCAAATTTAGATGTGAAATATACATTTATAATTGGATTTTTATTTGCGATCATGACACAGGGTGGTCACTATCTAGAGAGTGCCATTGGACTTCATTATAATTCCGTAAGTGTTATTCAAGCGTTTATTTTGTTTTTAGCATTAACATTCAAATTCTTTATGAATTATCAACTAGTAAGAACGGTAAGGAGTGAACATACATGCTAA